Proteins encoded in a region of the Pelmatolapia mariae isolate MD_Pm_ZW linkage group LG6, Pm_UMD_F_2, whole genome shotgun sequence genome:
- the LOC134628906 gene encoding kallikrein-8-like: MPATAPNLFTLGEEGPDPACTEGVVNMHFCVGVTGNTEVALQKRIIGGDECERQYHVQLRAVYPHGPSSLCGGSLISDRWILTAAHCLKPGGTMFANLSVHQGGPEQEVQITAEAEIYTDKDTSTGRVHDIMLLQLPSSSDIQPIKLADCDEPPKRVEIAGYGATTGLANEKRKPGKSPSLHCAETEVVSCTELNDILQKNFPEVHRVKSYQHWFCGQSPGKDICRGDSGGGVVHNGRIYGVSSFVGDPDFVCRAPAAFMDLCDPEYADWIRKTINP, encoded by the exons ATGCCTG CCACAGCACCAAACCTCTTCACCCTGGGTGAGGAGGGTCCTGACCCCGCCTGCACAGAGGGAGTTGTGAACATGCACTTCTGTGTCG GTGTGACGGGTAACACAGAGGTCGCTCTGCAAAAGAGAATCATTGGAGGTGATGAATGTGAGCGACAGTATCATGTACAACTCAGAGCAGTTTATCCACATGGACCTTCCAGCTTGTGTGGAGGCTCTTTGATCAGCGACCGCTGGATTCTGACTGCAGCTCACTGTCTGAAGCCAGGAGG GACCATGTTTGCAAATCTAAGTGTGCATCAAGGGGGTCCGGAGCAAGAAGTGCAGATAACAGCAGAAGCTGAGATCTATACAGACAAAGACACCAGCACAGGCAGAGTTCATGACATCATGCTGCTGCAGCTACCTAGCAGCTCTGATATCCAACCTATAAAACTAGCTGACTGTGATGAACCTCCTAAAAG AGTTGAGATCGCAGGTTATGGTGCCACCACTGGACTAGCTAATGAGAAAAGAA AACCTGGTAAATCACCCTCTCTTCACTGTGCAGAGACTGAGGTTGTCAGCTGTACAGAGCTCAATGATATTTTACAGAAAAACTTCCCCGAGGTCCACCGAGTCAAGAGCTATCAACACTGGTTCTGTGGACAAAGTCCTGGGAAAGATATATGTCGA GGAGACTCTGGTGGAGGAGTGGTTCATAATGGCAGGATTTATGGGGTTTCTTCTTTTGTGGGAGATCCGGACTTTGTATGCAGAGCACCGGCTGCCTTCATGGACCTCTGTGATCCTGAGTATGCAGATTGGATCAGGAAAACTATCAACCCATAA